From the Chiloscyllium plagiosum isolate BGI_BamShark_2017 chromosome 10, ASM401019v2, whole genome shotgun sequence genome, the window gaGATTTTTTATACATTGATGCAAATCAGTTGAAATTTTGCTTCATCTTTCCGAATTCAACACTAATCATGTCCAGGCAATGAACAATGCCATTACGTTTGtggcaataataaaaaaaactctgttTATCTTCTTAAGGAATGTCTTGTAACTATGCTAAACATGAATTTTGTAATTCTCCACAGTAAGTTACTGCGCTTACACTTATTTGAAGCTGCATGCTATCTTCCACAGACAAAAACATATTATCCACATTTTCAAACAAATAACCTCAGCTGATGTTCTTACCTGAAGTGATTTTATCAGGAAACTGTCGTAAAGTCGAACAGAATGAAATACTGCCAGTCTTGTTCTGTGCCTGAACTAAAGTAcaacattaaaatccatttaatTCCAATGAAATTTTGACGAGGAAAAAGAAAATAGTATGAAAATTCTGGACGTATGAAAATAGATGATTAACTTAAAGTACTTAATCCATCACTTTCTTTGCCTCTGaatgaatttgttttgttgtACAATATAGGGATAGCAAACTTACTATGCTCTTGAGAGAATCGCTGGGGAATATAAACTGCAGAACAACCATGATCACCCATATTTCTGACTCTCCTGCCAACTATGCAGAAACCCTTACAAGCATTCAGCTTGCGGCACGAATTCATCGTATGAGAAAGAAAAAGTCCAAGGTCCGTATCTGTTCCAAGTGGAATATCAAATGATGTTAGTTTCAAATGTAGACCTCAAAAGCATTGATAACCCTGTCAATATAGATAACTTTCCACCTAGTTTTGTCAAGTTTAAAgagtcagattttaaaaaaaatctacattaCCTTGTTTTAAAATATGTGGTTCCatgttccatttgaaataaacatttttctATTTGAACTAGTACGCCTCAAGTTCTTCAGGAGGAGAGAGTTCTTGTGAAGAAGGCCGGATTCGAAGACCACCTAATTTAAGACCCTTTCACTCAAGAACCACAGCTCTTGATTCAAATCTTCCTGTATTAGGAATACCCAGTGATCCAGATTATTCATCAAGCAGTGAGCAATCATGCGATACAGTTATTTATGTTGGTCCTAATGGTGCAGCACTGTCTGATCGAGAGCTAACAGATAATGAGGGACCACCAGAGTTTGTCCCCATAATCCCTTCTCTTAACAAGAAGCATGACCCCAAGAAAAGCAAGGAAACTATGATTGTTGGTAAGAGGACTGAAAGAGACTATTTCAAATGTAACACTTTTGCTGAACTGCAGGAAAGATTAGAGTGCATTGATGGGAGTGAGGAACCCATCCAGTTTTCCTGTGAGCAAGGACTTTTCATCTGTAGTAATAATCCAACCCCTATGAGGATGGAGAATGTGCAATGTCTAATATCACACGAAACAGCACAATCTGGCCCGGCAACAGAAAAGGTACCGGTACCTTCTCACAATCTCTATGGAAAACATTCTCCAATAGAAGTGGTGTCTCCTAAAAAGGGCCAGAGCTTGCATGCTCCGTTACCAGTTCAGCAGCATAATGGATCTCCAGTGAAGAGCCCTTCTCACTCGATAACAACTGAACATTCAAAAGTGCAAACCAAAGCTGAAGGAAGCATAATGGAATTAAGTGGTAACACTGGAATGGATGGAGTGAAGGAGACAATCACAGCTTCCACAAAAGTGCCCAAATCCAACAGCCCGAAAGCACACAAGCCGGCCCACACTACGCCTGCGCCTGCCGTGAGGGAAAAGTTGTTTTTCAATAGAAGGCCGTTGCCAAGCCctgcaccaccacctccccaaacAAAAGATAGAAAAATCGATTGCTCTGAATCTAGTAGTGGCGGTGTGATAAGAACTCCTCCAGTAGGAATGAGCCATCAGGTAACAAATAAATCGGATTCCATTGTAACTGGAGGTGCTGCTGCACATTGCAAAAGCAAATACAAACAATCCACTGGATCAGATGCAAATTGTATAAGGTCAGCATTCAGGAATGATTGTATTGACCGAGATATGTTGACTACTACTGTGACTTTGCAGCAGCCTGTGGAACTGAATGGCGAAGATGAGCTGGTATTTACTGTTGTAGAAGAACTGTCATTTGAAGGGATTTTGGAAAGTGGTCGACCTGCTAGCATTATTAGCTTTAATAGTGATTGCTCACTTCAGGCCTTGGCCTCAGGCTCACGGCCTGTCAGCATTATTAGTAGCATAAACGATGACTTTGAAGCTTATACCTCACCGGCAACCACTGCTGGAGCAAACATGGACAATGTTGTGCCAGTTGCAGATGATTCTTTTTGCAACAGTAGCAGACGATCATCAATTAGTTCCTGGCTCAGTGAACTAAGCATCTGTGCTATAGAAAGTGATGGGGCTCAACCCTCTGACACTTTCATTGTGCAGTCTTGTTACAGTTATGGTGAGAACACTCTGGGATCTTTTAATTTGGACTCATCTGACATGCTGCAAGACATGTGTGCACCACTGATGCAGGCTCAAAACAGTAACTTGACTGATAGCTTCTTCAGAGTAACAGAAGCTAACAAAAGCACTGGTTCAATCAAACCTGTTGTCAACACCGACAAAGGTTCCAGTGCCTTAGGTTTATCCAAAGTGGTGTCTGGCAAAGTTGTGATTGGCAGTAATGATTCATCAGCAACTAAAACCAGCACCCCAGTGCATCGTCATGTCCCCGTAATTTCTGAAGATCCTATTTGCTACTCTAGTCTTCCCCGGAAAATGAAATCTACCTCATCTGTGAACCATAGCGGTAGCACAGTAGATTGTGGAGATACTCTACAGCAAGAAATCGAGTCTGAGGATCCTTGGTTACAACGCACAAGTGGCCACTCAGAGCCAAAAGCTGAGGATCAAGCACTTTCTGTCAAGTTTGCTCCCAAATCTGCTTCTCACAGTCAAATCAAACAGCAAATGAAAACATCCCATAATACTGGAACTATTCCTCGGCTTAACAAGTCTCATACACCTGCTTCCTGTACACAACGGGTTGTTTATGGATGTGAAATGGTGAATAAATCTGATGGATTCAACAATGCCATTGGTGCAAACACAAGAAAAAATGATGCGCCAGCTAAGGTATCACAAGTGAAAAAAGGAAATGCAATGGTTGCTACAATGCCAATAATGCACACCAGTGTTAATACTGGAGCTATACCCAAAGACCAACCAGATTTTGCTTCAGTGACAAGCAGCTTAAAATCAGCTTCATGCAAGAAAACTTCAGTGCCCAAAACAAGCTTGCTACCAAGGCTCAATGGGATACCTCCAGCTCCCCCAGTCCGTAAATCCAGTCTAGAGCAAAGAAACAGAGTTACTCCACAAACTAATGCTCAAAAATGTACCAGTCCAGAGGTAGTTAATGTATCACCATCAAAATTAGAGGATGAAATAGATGGGAGACTAAATGTTGCTTCTTGTATTGTTGAAGGTAACAACAGCAGATCAACAAACATAAAGTCTGACCACATGTTTGTTAAAAACATTTCAAGCTCAAAATCCCGAATGCCTAAACCTGAGTCCGTGCATCGCTGTGGGAGTCTGCAATCACTTGAGAGATGTGATAGTCTTACATCAGTTGGATCCAAACATAGCATGTCTAAGGAAAGTGGCCACCTCGTCAACAACAGTAGAGCAGGCCGATCAGTACCGAGGCTTGGTGTGTCACCATCAGCTCCAGTAATGTCCACTCCGACCGTTCCTGTCGTCCCTGCTACTGGGAAATCCAATCAAACCAAAAGTACTTCCACTAATAAGGTGATGGTGTCAGGAAATAAATGCCGAAGCCTTTCTACAAGTGGTGTGAAAGGGTTAAGCACATCGGTTAAATCATTAACCCAATCAATGGGTCGAAGTTCCAGTGTGCCATCAAATGGAAAAACAATACCTCGTTCAACACAGGTAGCAATGTGCAAACCTGGTAAAGGAACTATCATGGGAACAAAGCAAGCCGTCAGGGCAGCAAACAGCCGTGTCTCTGAACTAGCTTCTGGGGCGTCCTCCAGTAAAGTGGGCCACTTGAGAGGATCCACTGACTCTGACAGTGGGAATGACAGTGGGGTCAACCTCAGCGATGAAATATCACAGATTCCAGTCTTGCCTTCTCCATACAGTAAAATAACTGCACCAAGGAGACCTCAACGCTACAGCAGCGGGCATGGTAGTGACAACAGCAGTGTTCTTAGTGGAGAGCTGCCTCCAGCCATGGGAAGAACAGCTCTTTTTTATCATAGTGGTGGCAGCAGTGGCTATGAAAGTATGATACGTGACAGTGAAGCTACAGGGAGTGCATCATCTGCACATGATTCCATGAGTGAAAGTGGAATGTCTTCATCTGGTCGTAACAGAAGTTCAAAGTCCCCCAAAAAACGGATGGCTGGTAAGCTAGAAATTTATTTATTATAGTATTTGGCTCCAATTTTTGAGAATGAAAATGCAAGAACATTTTTGAGGAgaaattacattaaatattttttatttattcatggaatctGGGCATCAGCACTTATTTTCCATCTCTAATCACTcttacaaagaaaaatgaaaagtgtAGCTTTTGTGTGAAGGTATATTGCCTGATCATCTTCTGTGTAATATTtacaagtgtcactatgtactaaGCATGACTCAAGGTGTCTATATAGTGATTTACTTTCTTGGTAACCACAAATGGAACTGATACTAGTTATTCAGCTTCCCCTGAATCTGACTATC encodes:
- the kif26ab gene encoding kinesin-like protein KIF26B isoform X5 — encoded protein: MMDWKELAAQKLNLSSKQKKNHPLLQHSHELSNSRTNFSGILQVSPPPAPPCLLRAVCKVKDNPGIGKVKVMVRICPSQGANDTSESMSFLKVDSRKKQITLYDPSVSGHSGSAHRRAPAVAAPKMFAFDAVFTQDASQAEVCSGTVAEVIQSVVNGADGCIFCFGHVKLGKTYTMIGKDNSMQNLGVIPCAISWLFKLINERKEKTGTRFSVRVSAVEIWGKDENLRDLLSEVATGSLQDGQSPGVYLREDPICGTQLQNQSELRAPTAEKAAYFLDAAIASRRTSRPDCDEEERRNSHMLFTLHIYQYRMEKSGKGGMSGGRSRLHLVDLGSCEKVLSKSRDAGGGLCLSLSALGNVILALVNGAKHVPYKDSKLTMLLRESLGNINCRTTMITHISDSPANYAETLTSIQLAARIHRMRKKKSKYASSSSGGESSCEEGRIRRPPNLRPFHSRTTALDSNLPVLGIPSDPDYSSSSEQSCDTVIYVGPNGAALSDRELTDNEGPPEFVPIIPSLNKKHDPKKSKETMIVGKRTERDYFKCNTFAELQERLECIDGSEEPIQFSCEQGLFICSNNPTPMRMENVQCLISHETAQSGPATEKVPVPSHNLYGKHSPIEVVSPKKGQSLHAPLPVQQHNGSPVKSPSHSITTEHSKVQTKAEGSIMELSGNTGMDGVKETITASTKVPKSNSPKAHKPAHTTPAPAVREKLFFNRRPLPSPAPPPPQTKDRKIDCSESSSGGVIRTPPVGMSHQVTNKSDSIVTGGAAAHCKSKYKQSTGSDANCIRSAFRNDCIDRDMLTTTVTLQQPVELNGEDELVFTVVEELSFEGILESGRPASIISFNSDCSLQALASGSRPVSIISSINDDFEAYTSPATTAGANMDNVVPVADDSFCNSSRRSSISSWLSELSICAIESDGAQPSDTFIVQSCYSYGENTLGSFNLDSSDMLQDMCAPLMQAQNSNLTDSFFRVTEANKSTGSIKPVVNTDKGSSALGLSKVVSGKVVIGSNDSSATKTSTPVHRHVPVISEDPICYSSLPRKMKSTSSVNHSGSTVDCGDTLQQEIESEDPWLQRTSGHSEPKAEDQALSVKFAPKSASHSQIKQQMKTSHNTGTIPRLNKSHTPASCTQRVVYGCEMVNKSDGFNNAIGANTRKNDAPAKVSQVKKGNAMVATMPIMHTSVNTGAIPKDQPDFASVTSSLKSASCKKTSVPKTSLLPRLNGIPPAPPVRKSSLEQRNRVTPQTNAQKCTSPEVVNVSPSKLEDEIDGRLNVASCIVEGNNSRSTNIKSDHMFVKNISSSKSRMPKPESVHRCGSLQSLERCDSLTSVGSKHSMSKESGHLVNNSRAGRSVPRLGVSPSAPVMSTPTVPVVPATGKSNQTKSTSTNKVMVSGNKCRSLSTSGVKGLSTSVKSLTQSMGRSSSVPSNGKTIPRSTQVAMCKPGKGTIMGTKQAVRAANSRVSELASGASSSKVGHLRGSTDSDSGNDSGVNLSDEISQIPVLPSPYSKITAPRRPQRYSSGHGSDNSSVLSGELPPAMGRTALFYHSGGSSGYESMIRDSEATGSASSAHDSMSESGMSSSGRNRSSKSPKKRMAGTQRRRLIPAPLPDTSSLGRKPVGTTGQWVDLPPLPGTLKESFEIKVYEIDDVERLQRHRQEENEEPFQDVDKGLLYFNTKLKILEKRQQRIRELKAKHELLMKELEDTKSRLMMNPDKWKSEFEVDLTLDKESLEYLEALEEVTEELEHRVNLCKARIMMVTCFDIGMITEVIDGPREVQV
- the kif26ab gene encoding kinesin-like protein KIF26A isoform X3 — its product is MSSQQWPESPPRKNTNLLEIGTFCLDSDIIFGFTSHLLRRKHRVLDGSPAKEITIPLQAGLRKRLQAAEEDHCGSRPAPEGAGAVSGTEADTFEKEEKGAWCQNCQLKLTELKRQAMKLVIPGSGKDPGFSAFIFDKLQVPDSSKRGQNEGESRCEICATHLNQLRKEAIQMVHALGQSSQEIPELSQSSIAVSGVSSRIASQNMVTLSSQRDWPLVTVQGNRQPGKSGNAISSTERRKGLGWPQAGSLSKSSVQVTVGSTGLSNALNSVTIQAQQYLEGMWSISRVNNFLPNAYLAPTTMTECGKESLSQETSIPPNSSSQTWAMGPAASQNSLLPNRISSGTSAAASFFIRAAQKLNLSSKQKKNHPLLQHSHELSNSRTNFSGILQVSPPPAPPCLLRAVCKVKDNPGIGKVKVMVRICPSQGANDTSESMSFLKVDSRKKQITLYDPSVSGHSGSAHRRAPAVAAPKMFAFDAVFTQDASQAEVCSGTVAEVIQSVVNGADGCIFCFGHVKLGKTYTMIGKDNSMQNLGVIPCAISWLFKLINERKEKTGTRFSVRVSAVEIWGKDENLRDLLSEVATGSLQDGQSPGVYLREDPICGTQLQNQSELRAPTAEKAAYFLDAAIASRRTSRPDCDEEERRNSHMLFTLHIYQYRMEKSGKGGMSGGRSRLHLVDLGSCEKVLSKSRDAGGGLCLSLSALGNVILALVNGAKHVPYKDSKLTMLLRESLGNINCRTTMITHISDSPANYAETLTSIQLAARIHRMRKKKSKYASSSSGGESSCEEGRIRRPPNLRPFHSRTTALDSNLPVLGIPSDPDYSSSSEQSCDTVIYVGPNGAALSDRELTDNEGPPEFVPIIPSLNKKHDPKKSKETMIVGKRTERDYFKCNTFAELQERLECIDGSEEPIQFSCEQGLFICSNNPTPMRMENVQCLISHETAQSGPATEKVPVPSHNLYGKHSPIEVVSPKKGQSLHAPLPVQQHNGSPVKSPSHSITTEHSKVQTKAEGSIMELSGNTGMDGVKETITASTKVPKSNSPKAHKPAHTTPAPAVREKLFFNRRPLPSPAPPPPQTKDRKIDCSESSSGGVIRTPPVGMSHQVTNKSDSIVTGGAAAHCKSKYKQSTGSDANCIRSAFRNDCIDRDMLTTTVTLQQPVELNGEDELVFTVVEELSFEGILESGRPASIISFNSDCSLQALASGSRPVSIISSINDDFEAYTSPATTAGANMDNVVPVADDSFCNSSRRSSISSWLSELSICAIESDGAQPSDTFIVQSCYSYGENTLGSFNLDSSDMLQDMCAPLMQAQNSNLTDSFFRVTEANKSTGSIKPVVNTDKGSSALGLSKVVSGKVVIGSNDSSATKTSTPVHRHVPVISEDPICYSSLPRKMKSTSSVNHSGSTVDCGDTLQQEIESEDPWLQRTSGHSEPKAEDQALSVKFAPKSASHSQIKQQMKTSHNTGTIPRLNKSHTPASCTQRVVYGCEMVNKSDGFNNAIGANTRKNDAPAKVSQVKKGNAMVATMPIMHTSVNTGAIPKDQPDFASVTSSLKSASCKKTSVPKTSLLPRLNGIPPAPPVRKSSLEQRNRVTPQTNAQKCTSPEVVNVSPSKLEDEIDGRLNVASCIVEGNNSRSTNIKSDHMFVKNISSSKSRMPKPESVHRCGSLQSLERCDSLTSVGSKHSMSKESGHLVNNSRAGRSVPRLGVSPSAPVMSTPTVPVVPATGKSNQTKSTSTNKVMVSGNKCRSLSTSGVKGLSTSVKSLTQSMGRSSSVPSNGKTIPRSTQVAMCKPGKGTIMGTKQAVRAANSRVSELASGASSSKVGHLRGSTDSDSGNDSGVNLSDEISQIPVLPSPYSKITAPRRPQRYSSGHGSDNSSVLSGELPPAMGRTALFYHSGGSSGYESMIRDSEATGSASSAHDSMSESGMSSSGRNRSSKSPKKRMAVYKHQDAFFGAVTSVPISTEKLATPQPCHKRISDLKRLVRKNCSKVERTLLRCYAPEEMEETQQSSKSF
- the kif26ab gene encoding kinesin-like protein KIF26A isoform X1, producing MSSQQWPESPPRKNTNLLEIGTFCLDSDIIFGFTSHLLRRKHRVLDGSPAKEITIPLQAGLRKRLQAAEEDHCGSRPAPEGAGAVSGTEADTFEKEEKGAWCQNCQLKLTELKRQAMKLVIPGSGKDPGFSAFIFDKLQVPDSSKRGQNEGESRCEICATHLNQLRKEAIQMVHALGQSSQEIPELSQSSIAVSGVSSRIASQNMVTLSSQRDWPLVTVQGNRQPGKSGNAISSTERRKGLGWPQAGSLSKSSVQVTVGSTGLSNALNSVTIQAQQYLEGMWSISRVNNFLPNAYLAPTTMTECGKESLSQETSIPPNSSSQTWAMGPAASQNSLLPNRISSGTSAAASFFIRAAQKLNLSSKQKKNHPLLQHSHELSNSRTNFSGILQVSPPPAPPCLLRAVCKVKDNPGIGKVKVMVRICPSQGANDTSESMSFLKVDSRKKQITLYDPSVSGHSGSAHRRAPAVAAPKMFAFDAVFTQDASQAEVCSGTVAEVIQSVVNGADGCIFCFGHVKLGKTYTMIGKDNSMQNLGVIPCAISWLFKLINERKEKTGTRFSVRVSAVEIWGKDENLRDLLSEVATGSLQDGQSPGVYLREDPICGTQLQNQSELRAPTAEKAAYFLDAAIASRRTSRPDCDEEERRNSHMLFTLHIYQYRMEKSGKGGMSGGRSRLHLVDLGSCEKVLSKSRDAGGGLCLSLSALGNVILALVNGAKHVPYKDSKLTMLLRESLGNINCRTTMITHISDSPANYAETLTSIQLAARIHRMRKKKSKYASSSSGGESSCEEGRIRRPPNLRPFHSRTTALDSNLPVLGIPSDPDYSSSSEQSCDTVIYVGPNGAALSDRELTDNEGPPEFVPIIPSLNKKHDPKKSKETMIVGKRTERDYFKCNTFAELQERLECIDGSEEPIQFSCEQGLFICSNNPTPMRMENVQCLISHETAQSGPATEKVPVPSHNLYGKHSPIEVVSPKKGQSLHAPLPVQQHNGSPVKSPSHSITTEHSKVQTKAEGSIMELSGNTGMDGVKETITASTKVPKSNSPKAHKPAHTTPAPAVREKLFFNRRPLPSPAPPPPQTKDRKIDCSESSSGGVIRTPPVGMSHQVTNKSDSIVTGGAAAHCKSKYKQSTGSDANCIRSAFRNDCIDRDMLTTTVTLQQPVELNGEDELVFTVVEELSFEGILESGRPASIISFNSDCSLQALASGSRPVSIISSINDDFEAYTSPATTAGANMDNVVPVADDSFCNSSRRSSISSWLSELSICAIESDGAQPSDTFIVQSCYSYGENTLGSFNLDSSDMLQDMCAPLMQAQNSNLTDSFFRVTEANKSTGSIKPVVNTDKGSSALGLSKVVSGKVVIGSNDSSATKTSTPVHRHVPVISEDPICYSSLPRKMKSTSSVNHSGSTVDCGDTLQQEIESEDPWLQRTSGHSEPKAEDQALSVKFAPKSASHSQIKQQMKTSHNTGTIPRLNKSHTPASCTQRVVYGCEMVNKSDGFNNAIGANTRKNDAPAKVSQVKKGNAMVATMPIMHTSVNTGAIPKDQPDFASVTSSLKSASCKKTSVPKTSLLPRLNGIPPAPPVRKSSLEQRNRVTPQTNAQKCTSPEVVNVSPSKLEDEIDGRLNVASCIVEGNNSRSTNIKSDHMFVKNISSSKSRMPKPESVHRCGSLQSLERCDSLTSVGSKHSMSKESGHLVNNSRAGRSVPRLGVSPSAPVMSTPTVPVVPATGKSNQTKSTSTNKVMVSGNKCRSLSTSGVKGLSTSVKSLTQSMGRSSSVPSNGKTIPRSTQVAMCKPGKGTIMGTKQAVRAANSRVSELASGASSSKVGHLRGSTDSDSGNDSGVNLSDEISQIPVLPSPYSKITAPRRPQRYSSGHGSDNSSVLSGELPPAMGRTALFYHSGGSSGYESMIRDSEATGSASSAHDSMSESGMSSSGRNRSSKSPKKRMAGTQRRRLIPAPLPDTSSLGRKPVGTTGQWVDLPPLPGTLKESFEIKVYEIDDVERLQRHRQEENEEPFQDVDKGLLYFNTKLKILEKRQQRIRELKAKHELLMKELEDTKSRLMMNPDKWKSEFEVDLTLDKESLEYLEALEEVTEELEHRVNLCKARIMMVTCFDIGMITEVIDGPREVQV
- the kif26ab gene encoding kinesin-like protein KIF26A isoform X2, which translates into the protein MMPGSKPRGLEPEGRRQAVLDGSPAKEITIPLQAGLRKRLQAAEEDHCGSRPAPEGAGAVSGTEADTFEKEEKGAWCQNCQLKLTELKRQAMKLVIPGSGKDPGFSAFIFDKLQVPDSSKRGQNEGESRCEICATHLNQLRKEAIQMVHALGQSSQEIPELSQSSIAVSGVSSRIASQNMVTLSSQRDWPLVTVQGNRQPGKSGNAISSTERRKGLGWPQAGSLSKSSVQVTVGSTGLSNALNSVTIQAQQYLEGMWSISRVNNFLPNAYLAPTTMTECGKESLSQETSIPPNSSSQTWAMGPAASQNSLLPNRISSGTSAAASFFIRAAQKLNLSSKQKKNHPLLQHSHELSNSRTNFSGILQVSPPPAPPCLLRAVCKVKDNPGIGKVKVMVRICPSQGANDTSESMSFLKVDSRKKQITLYDPSVSGHSGSAHRRAPAVAAPKMFAFDAVFTQDASQAEVCSGTVAEVIQSVVNGADGCIFCFGHVKLGKTYTMIGKDNSMQNLGVIPCAISWLFKLINERKEKTGTRFSVRVSAVEIWGKDENLRDLLSEVATGSLQDGQSPGVYLREDPICGTQLQNQSELRAPTAEKAAYFLDAAIASRRTSRPDCDEEERRNSHMLFTLHIYQYRMEKSGKGGMSGGRSRLHLVDLGSCEKVLSKSRDAGGGLCLSLSALGNVILALVNGAKHVPYKDSKLTMLLRESLGNINCRTTMITHISDSPANYAETLTSIQLAARIHRMRKKKSKYASSSSGGESSCEEGRIRRPPNLRPFHSRTTALDSNLPVLGIPSDPDYSSSSEQSCDTVIYVGPNGAALSDRELTDNEGPPEFVPIIPSLNKKHDPKKSKETMIVGKRTERDYFKCNTFAELQERLECIDGSEEPIQFSCEQGLFICSNNPTPMRMENVQCLISHETAQSGPATEKVPVPSHNLYGKHSPIEVVSPKKGQSLHAPLPVQQHNGSPVKSPSHSITTEHSKVQTKAEGSIMELSGNTGMDGVKETITASTKVPKSNSPKAHKPAHTTPAPAVREKLFFNRRPLPSPAPPPPQTKDRKIDCSESSSGGVIRTPPVGMSHQVTNKSDSIVTGGAAAHCKSKYKQSTGSDANCIRSAFRNDCIDRDMLTTTVTLQQPVELNGEDELVFTVVEELSFEGILESGRPASIISFNSDCSLQALASGSRPVSIISSINDDFEAYTSPATTAGANMDNVVPVADDSFCNSSRRSSISSWLSELSICAIESDGAQPSDTFIVQSCYSYGENTLGSFNLDSSDMLQDMCAPLMQAQNSNLTDSFFRVTEANKSTGSIKPVVNTDKGSSALGLSKVVSGKVVIGSNDSSATKTSTPVHRHVPVISEDPICYSSLPRKMKSTSSVNHSGSTVDCGDTLQQEIESEDPWLQRTSGHSEPKAEDQALSVKFAPKSASHSQIKQQMKTSHNTGTIPRLNKSHTPASCTQRVVYGCEMVNKSDGFNNAIGANTRKNDAPAKVSQVKKGNAMVATMPIMHTSVNTGAIPKDQPDFASVTSSLKSASCKKTSVPKTSLLPRLNGIPPAPPVRKSSLEQRNRVTPQTNAQKCTSPEVVNVSPSKLEDEIDGRLNVASCIVEGNNSRSTNIKSDHMFVKNISSSKSRMPKPESVHRCGSLQSLERCDSLTSVGSKHSMSKESGHLVNNSRAGRSVPRLGVSPSAPVMSTPTVPVVPATGKSNQTKSTSTNKVMVSGNKCRSLSTSGVKGLSTSVKSLTQSMGRSSSVPSNGKTIPRSTQVAMCKPGKGTIMGTKQAVRAANSRVSELASGASSSKVGHLRGSTDSDSGNDSGVNLSDEISQIPVLPSPYSKITAPRRPQRYSSGHGSDNSSVLSGELPPAMGRTALFYHSGGSSGYESMIRDSEATGSASSAHDSMSESGMSSSGRNRSSKSPKKRMAGTQRRRLIPAPLPDTSSLGRKPVGTTGQWVDLPPLPGTLKESFEIKVYEIDDVERLQRHRQEENEEPFQDVDKGLLYFNTKLKILEKRQQRIRELKAKHELLMKELEDTKSRLMMNPDKWKSEFEVDLTLDKESLEYLEALEEVTEELEHRVNLCKARIMMVTCFDIGMITEVIDGPREVQV
- the kif26ab gene encoding kinesin-like protein KIF26A isoform X4; protein product: MKIWTTALDPGFSAFIFDKLQVPDSSKRGQNEGESRCEICATHLNQLRKEAIQMVHALGQSSQEIPELSQSSIAVSGVSSRIASQNMVTLSSQRDWPLVTVQGNRQPGKSGNAISSTERRKGLGWPQAGSLSKSSVQVTVGSTGLSNALNSVTIQAQQYLEGMWSISRVNNFLPNAYLAPTTMTECGKESLSQETSIPPNSSSQTWAMGPAASQNSLLPNRISSGTSAAASFFIRAAQKLNLSSKQKKNHPLLQHSHELSNSRTNFSGILQVSPPPAPPCLLRAVCKVKDNPGIGKVKVMVRICPSQGANDTSESMSFLKVDSRKKQITLYDPSVSGHSGSAHRRAPAVAAPKMFAFDAVFTQDASQAEVCSGTVAEVIQSVVNGADGCIFCFGHVKLGKTYTMIGKDNSMQNLGVIPCAISWLFKLINERKEKTGTRFSVRVSAVEIWGKDENLRDLLSEVATGSLQDGQSPGVYLREDPICGTQLQNQSELRAPTAEKAAYFLDAAIASRRTSRPDCDEEERRNSHMLFTLHIYQYRMEKSGKGGMSGGRSRLHLVDLGSCEKVLSKSRDAGGGLCLSLSALGNVILALVNGAKHVPYKDSKLTMLLRESLGNINCRTTMITHISDSPANYAETLTSIQLAARIHRMRKKKSKYASSSSGGESSCEEGRIRRPPNLRPFHSRTTALDSNLPVLGIPSDPDYSSSSEQSCDTVIYVGPNGAALSDRELTDNEGPPEFVPIIPSLNKKHDPKKSKETMIVGKRTERDYFKCNTFAELQERLECIDGSEEPIQFSCEQGLFICSNNPTPMRMENVQCLISHETAQSGPATEKVPVPSHNLYGKHSPIEVVSPKKGQSLHAPLPVQQHNGSPVKSPSHSITTEHSKVQTKAEGSIMELSGNTGMDGVKETITASTKVPKSNSPKAHKPAHTTPAPAVREKLFFNRRPLPSPAPPPPQTKDRKIDCSESSSGGVIRTPPVGMSHQVTNKSDSIVTGGAAAHCKSKYKQSTGSDANCIRSAFRNDCIDRDMLTTTVTLQQPVELNGEDELVFTVVEELSFEGILESGRPASIISFNSDCSLQALASGSRPVSIISSINDDFEAYTSPATTAGANMDNVVPVADDSFCNSSRRSSISSWLSELSICAIESDGAQPSDTFIVQSCYSYGENTLGSFNLDSSDMLQDMCAPLMQAQNSNLTDSFFRVTEANKSTGSIKPVVNTDKGSSALGLSKVVSGKVVIGSNDSSATKTSTPVHRHVPVISEDPICYSSLPRKMKSTSSVNHSGSTVDCGDTLQQEIESEDPWLQRTSGHSEPKAEDQALSVKFAPKSASHSQIKQQMKTSHNTGTIPRLNKSHTPASCTQRVVYGCEMVNKSDGFNNAIGANTRKNDAPAKVSQVKKGNAMVATMPIMHTSVNTGAIPKDQPDFASVTSSLKSASCKKTSVPKTSLLPRLNGIPPAPPVRKSSLEQRNRVTPQTNAQKCTSPEVVNVSPSKLEDEIDGRLNVASCIVEGNNSRSTNIKSDHMFVKNISSSKSRMPKPESVHRCGSLQSLERCDSLTSVGSKHSMSKESGHLVNNSRAGRSVPRLGVSPSAPVMSTPTVPVVPATGKSNQTKSTSTNKVMVSGNKCRSLSTSGVKGLSTSVKSLTQSMGRSSSVPSNGKTIPRSTQVAMCKPGKGTIMGTKQAVRAANSRVSELASGASSSKVGHLRGSTDSDSGNDSGVNLSDEISQIPVLPSPYSKITAPRRPQRYSSGHGSDNSSVLSGELPPAMGRTALFYHSGGSSGYESMIRDSEATGSASSAHDSMSESGMSSSGRNRSSKSPKKRMAGTQRRRLIPAPLPDTSSLGRKPVGTTGQWVDLPPLPGTLKESFEIKVYEIDDVERLQRHRQEENEEPFQDVDKGLLYFNTKLKILEKRQQRIRELKAKHELLMKELEDTKSRLMMNPDKWKSEFEVDLTLDKESLEYLEALEEVTEELEHRVNLCKARIMMVTCFDIGMITEVIDGPREVQV